A window from Dehalobacter sp. DCA encodes these proteins:
- the mraY gene encoding phospho-N-acetylmuramoyl-pentapeptide-transferase, with product MTEKIYLAAGIALLVSLLAGPFLIPVLRTLKFGQSIRVDGPKRHLAKAGTPTIGGLIFLIGITAGVLIIAEKPYSPGIITMLLVTLGFGLLGFLDDFLKVIRKQNLGLRAWQKLTGQILLAVILVGVSTLYLGRGTAVDIPFTALEIDLGIFYYPLVILIVVYMSNAVNLTDGLDGLAAGCTVISAVGYVGIAYLAARTGFIDGIDVSSSDLAVFAAAIAGGCLGFLRFNIHPARIFMGDCGSLALGGALAAVSVLSKSEFVLLILGGVFVLEGLSVVLQVVSFQTRGKRIFRMSPVHHHFELGGWSEKKVVRVFWLAAAIFTLIGVSAFWLMIN from the coding sequence GTGACGGAAAAAATCTATTTGGCGGCAGGAATTGCCCTGCTGGTAAGTCTTCTGGCGGGACCTTTTTTGATTCCGGTTCTGCGTACGTTAAAATTTGGTCAAAGTATCAGGGTAGATGGCCCCAAACGGCATCTTGCCAAGGCCGGGACACCGACGATTGGCGGACTTATATTTCTAATTGGAATTACAGCCGGGGTGCTGATTATTGCGGAAAAACCTTATTCACCCGGAATAATAACCATGCTCCTTGTGACCTTGGGCTTTGGCTTGCTTGGTTTTCTAGATGATTTTTTAAAAGTAATTAGGAAGCAGAACCTTGGCTTACGAGCATGGCAGAAACTGACCGGGCAAATCCTGCTTGCGGTGATATTAGTCGGAGTTTCCACCCTGTACCTTGGTAGGGGTACAGCGGTAGATATTCCGTTCACTGCTTTGGAAATAGATTTAGGGATTTTCTATTATCCGCTGGTCATACTTATTGTGGTGTATATGTCCAATGCGGTTAACCTGACAGACGGACTGGACGGACTGGCCGCAGGCTGTACAGTTATTTCAGCTGTCGGCTATGTCGGCATTGCTTATCTGGCTGCGCGGACAGGATTTATTGACGGCATCGATGTTTCTTCCAGCGACCTCGCGGTTTTTGCCGCGGCCATTGCGGGAGGCTGTCTGGGATTCTTAAGGTTTAACATCCACCCGGCCAGGATCTTTATGGGCGACTGTGGATCACTTGCTCTGGGCGGAGCGTTGGCTGCGGTCTCGGTCCTCAGCAAGAGTGAATTTGTTTTGCTAATTCTCGGCGGGGTCTTTGTCCTGGAAGGTCTGTCCGTTGTTCTTCAAGTTGTTTCTTTTCAGACCAGGGGGAAGAGGATATTTCGGATGAGTCCGGTGCACCATCACTTTGAATTGGGCGGCTGGAGCGAAAAAAAGGTTGTACGCGTTTTTTGGCTGGCTGCAGCCATCTTCACGTTGATTGGAGTTAGCGCCTTTTGGTTGATGATCAATTAA
- a CDS encoding small basic family protein produces the protein MWLLPVFGLIIGLFIGFVSPFSIPVDYTKYFSVAILGALDSVMGGIRSYQEDHFDSTIFLSGFIVNIIMASLLAFIGDRIGVDLYLAAVVAFGTRLFQNISIIRRHIINKYHKT, from the coding sequence ATGTGGCTGCTGCCGGTTTTCGGATTAATTATTGGACTGTTCATTGGGTTTGTAAGTCCGTTTAGTATTCCGGTTGATTATACCAAATACTTTTCAGTGGCGATTTTAGGCGCACTGGACTCAGTCATGGGCGGTATAAGGTCCTATCAGGAAGATCATTTTGACAGTACAATCTTTCTCAGCGGTTTTATTGTCAATATCATTATGGCCAGCCTGCTGGCATTTATCGGGGACAGAATAGGCGTCGACCTGTATCTTGCTGCCGTGGTGGCCTTTGGCACCAGATTATTCCAAAACATCAGTATTATTCGCCGGCATATCATTAATAAATATCATAAAACTTGA
- the murA gene encoding UDP-N-acetylglucosamine 1-carboxyvinyltransferase — translation MTMDRYVITGKQRLEGSIRTSGAKNASLPLMAAAILADGKTGLQGIPHLTDILCMGEVLKSLGCKTQFSSNELTIDSSSLNDCIVDEALMRKMRASNLILGPMLARNGRVKISRPGGCAIGTRPMDQHIKGLQELGVRVEERHGYIEATAGKLRGGDVYLDIPSVGATENIMMAAVLTEGTTIIRNAAREPEIVDLQNLLNKMGARIRGAGTHVLRIDGVAKLKSTEHTVIPDRIEAGTHMVAAVMTGGDILVENVIPEHISPIIAKLRQGGAEVTPYGDSVRVRQKGQFKALEIKTLVYPGFPTDMQPQFLALLTIADGTSIVSETIFENRFQHVAELRRMGARITVEGRTSIINGRPNLEGAFVEATDLRAGAALFLAALAAEEGTVLEKIDHIDRGYEDLEEKYRALGAKIQRVVKQ, via the coding sequence ATGACGATGGATCGTTATGTCATTACGGGAAAACAAAGACTTGAGGGAAGTATTCGGACCAGCGGAGCAAAAAACGCATCACTGCCGCTCATGGCAGCCGCCATTCTGGCCGATGGAAAAACAGGACTGCAGGGAATTCCTCATCTCACAGATATCCTTTGTATGGGCGAAGTTCTGAAAAGCCTTGGCTGTAAAACACAATTCAGCTCAAATGAACTGACCATTGATTCCTCTTCACTGAATGACTGCATTGTCGATGAAGCGTTAATGCGAAAAATGCGGGCATCCAACTTGATTTTAGGCCCGATGCTCGCACGAAACGGAAGGGTAAAAATATCCAGACCGGGCGGCTGTGCGATTGGGACACGTCCGATGGATCAACATATTAAAGGACTGCAGGAGCTCGGCGTACGTGTTGAAGAGAGACATGGATACATAGAGGCCACAGCGGGGAAACTCAGAGGCGGAGATGTCTATCTGGATATCCCGAGTGTCGGGGCTACGGAAAATATCATGATGGCTGCGGTTCTGACCGAAGGCACAACCATCATCCGCAATGCGGCCAGAGAACCGGAAATTGTTGACCTGCAGAATCTACTGAATAAAATGGGAGCCAGGATCAGAGGGGCCGGGACTCACGTCCTGCGCATCGACGGCGTCGCGAAACTTAAGAGTACGGAACATACCGTTATCCCTGATAGGATAGAAGCCGGCACGCATATGGTCGCTGCTGTCATGACAGGCGGGGATATCCTGGTGGAAAACGTGATTCCCGAACATATCAGCCCCATTATTGCCAAACTGCGCCAGGGGGGGGCTGAAGTAACCCCTTATGGAGACAGCGTCAGGGTACGCCAAAAAGGACAGTTTAAAGCGCTCGAAATTAAAACGCTGGTCTATCCAGGATTCCCGACCGATATGCAGCCGCAGTTCCTGGCACTGTTAACGATTGCTGACGGAACGAGTATTGTTTCCGAGACGATTTTCGAAAACCGCTTCCAGCATGTCGCTGAGTTGAGACGGATGGGTGCCAGGATCACCGTTGAGGGAAGAACCTCAATTATTAACGGCCGGCCCAACCTCGAAGGTGCGTTTGTGGAAGCAACTGATTTGCGCGCTGGAGCAGCTCTCTTTTTGGCAGCTTTGGCTGCTGAAGAGGGTACGGTTCTGGAGAAAATCGATCATATTGACCGGGGTTATGAAGATCTTGAGGAAAAATACAGGGCTTTGGGAGCAAAAATACAGCGGGTTGTCAAACAATAG
- the murF gene encoding UDP-N-acetylmuramoyl-tripeptide--D-alanyl-D-alanine ligase — protein MWNSGTMAEILGGKLYGSASTYFKGCVIDSRAASEGVLFAAIRGEKTDGHLFINKAFQGGASIALAETRSLEEYGLPVIPADKAIIAVKDTLLALQDLARAWRETLDPVVIGITGSCGKTTTKDMTAAVLAKSFKVHKNLENHNNEIGLPLTILNAPAGTEIMVLEMGMRGLGQIRALCDICSPSVAVITNIGTTHLELLGSQENIAKAKWELVAALSEGGIAVLNAEDAFSVNKAAAADVKKVFYGISGKYASPDVYAVNIHSSGTLTTCFEVVSGEDRAEVRLPLPGEHNVLDALAALSVGLAKGVSLAEGAKALEELELSKMRLEIQQGVFGSTIINDVYNANPTSVKASLRVLAERGGAKTIAVLGEMYELGDSAVTGHQDVGRAAAELGINTLITVGKMAEDIAQGASGAGFPASGIHVCSECTEAVSVAKTLIEEMGSNVWVLVKGSRGMRMERVSAALKREE, from the coding sequence ATGTGGAATAGTGGTACCATGGCGGAAATTCTCGGCGGCAAACTTTACGGATCAGCATCCACATATTTCAAGGGGTGTGTCATTGATAGCAGAGCAGCTTCTGAGGGAGTATTGTTTGCTGCGATCCGCGGAGAAAAGACCGACGGACACTTATTTATCAATAAAGCCTTTCAAGGCGGGGCATCGATTGCACTGGCAGAAACACGAAGCCTGGAGGAATACGGCCTTCCAGTCATACCTGCCGACAAAGCAATCATTGCTGTAAAGGATACACTGCTGGCTTTGCAGGATTTAGCCAGAGCGTGGAGAGAAACGCTTGATCCTGTGGTCATTGGGATTACCGGCAGCTGCGGCAAAACTACGACCAAGGATATGACGGCTGCCGTACTTGCCAAAAGCTTTAAGGTCCATAAAAATCTGGAAAACCACAATAATGAGATCGGGCTGCCGCTGACCATCCTGAATGCACCGGCAGGAACCGAGATCATGGTTCTGGAAATGGGAATGCGCGGACTCGGGCAGATTAGGGCCCTTTGCGATATTTGCAGCCCTTCGGTTGCTGTGATCACGAATATCGGGACAACACATTTGGAGCTGTTAGGATCACAGGAGAATATTGCGAAGGCCAAATGGGAACTGGTTGCTGCTCTGTCGGAAGGAGGCATAGCCGTACTGAATGCGGAGGATGCGTTCAGTGTCAACAAGGCAGCCGCTGCTGATGTGAAAAAAGTCTTCTACGGGATTTCCGGTAAATATGCGTCTCCAGATGTTTATGCTGTCAATATCCACAGCTCCGGGACGCTAACGACGTGTTTTGAAGTTGTATCCGGAGAGGACAGAGCTGAGGTTCGCCTCCCGTTGCCAGGAGAGCACAATGTACTCGATGCACTAGCGGCTTTGAGTGTTGGACTGGCCAAAGGGGTATCCCTGGCTGAAGGAGCCAAAGCACTCGAAGAACTGGAACTGTCCAAAATGAGGCTCGAGATTCAGCAGGGCGTTTTTGGGAGTACGATCATTAATGACGTGTATAATGCCAATCCTACCTCCGTGAAAGCTTCACTGCGCGTGCTGGCTGAAAGGGGAGGGGCAAAAACGATCGCAGTACTGGGTGAGATGTATGAATTGGGAGATTCTGCCGTTACTGGTCACCAGGATGTCGGCCGGGCTGCAGCGGAGCTGGGGATCAACACACTGATCACAGTTGGCAAAATGGCTGAAGATATTGCGCAGGGAGCCTCTGGGGCAGGTTTTCCCGCCTCTGGCATTCATGTTTGCAGCGAATGCACTGAAGCCGTTTCTGTGGCAAAGACGCTTATAGAGGAGATGGGCAGTAATGTCTGGGTTCTTGTCAAGGGATCTCGCGGCATGCGGATGGAGCGCGTAAGCGCTGCTTTGAAGCGTGAAGAGTGA
- the murB gene encoding UDP-N-acetylmuramate dehydrogenase, giving the protein MYLPNIKGRIEKDYPLKKLNTWRIGGMTELAVWPRDTEELVSVIDGCRKNNIPFLLLGRGSNVLLPDHGFKGVVIVVTAMDSIRWHGEEVTAEAGYSLMRLAREAGESGLSGLEFACGIPGTLGAAAAINAGAYGGKIGDLVKKVSVLTAEGKIEIIPKDQIAFGYRSSSLLEKECIVLECTLSLHPGDQAVIQAQMQGLMTKRKEHQPLEYPNAGSVFRNPAGDSAGRLIEQAGWKGRRLGDAQVSEKHTNFIVNRGNASSTDILTLIQVIQTDVSEKFDIQLETEIRVI; this is encoded by the coding sequence ATGTACTTACCGAACATAAAGGGTAGGATTGAAAAAGATTATCCTTTAAAAAAGCTGAATACCTGGAGAATCGGCGGTATGACCGAACTTGCTGTCTGGCCCCGGGACACTGAGGAACTGGTCTCCGTGATTGATGGGTGCAGGAAGAATAACATACCGTTTCTGCTTCTGGGCCGGGGTTCAAATGTATTGCTGCCGGATCACGGATTCAAGGGTGTGGTGATTGTTGTTACAGCCATGGACAGCATTCGCTGGCATGGTGAAGAAGTCACGGCCGAAGCAGGTTATTCTCTGATGCGTCTGGCCCGGGAGGCAGGAGAGAGCGGCCTTAGCGGGCTCGAGTTTGCCTGCGGGATACCAGGGACACTCGGCGCAGCAGCAGCCATTAATGCAGGTGCTTATGGCGGAAAAATTGGTGATTTGGTTAAGAAAGTTAGTGTATTGACGGCCGAGGGAAAAATTGAAATTATACCGAAGGACCAGATTGCTTTTGGGTATCGCAGCAGTTCCCTTTTAGAAAAGGAATGCATTGTCCTGGAATGTACGCTGTCCCTCCATCCAGGGGATCAGGCCGTGATCCAGGCTCAGATGCAGGGTCTTATGACCAAAAGGAAAGAACATCAGCCGCTGGAGTATCCCAATGCAGGAAGTGTATTCCGCAATCCTGCCGGAGACTCCGCGGGAAGGCTGATCGAGCAGGCAGGGTGGAAAGGACGCCGCCTTGGGGATGCTCAGGTATCTGAGAAACATACCAATTTCATTGTGAACAGAGGGAACGCCTCATCCACTGACATTTTAACGCTTATTCAGGTAATTCAAACAGATGTGTCCGAAAAATTTGATATTCAGCTCGAAACAGAAATACGCGTCATTTAA
- the murG gene encoding undecaprenyldiphospho-muramoylpentapeptide beta-N-acetylglucosaminyltransferase, with protein sequence MRVIVTGGGTGGHIYPAMAIAKALQEQLNDIRVLYVGTRSGMEAKLIPENGLEFRGISGQGMPRQLSAEILKAAGTNVRALWETKRILKEFDPDLVVGTGGYVSGPVVLTAAFFGIPTVLHEQNAFPGKTNKILARMVKRILLTFPESEKYFGVKDKLQVVGLPVREKIGKIDRKVGAKAFGLDPGKRTILVTGGSRGALSINQALTGLLPKLAEYPDVQLIWATGTATHDTILHELETHNINWQREQWRILAYVEHMPEALACSDLCICRAGASTLAEISAAGKAGILIPYPYAAENHQEYNARVFENKGAACVILDKELNAEILWDNIQKVLLNSFKLEEMAARAREVFAPGALNRIINLCLQTAWR encoded by the coding sequence TTGCGGGTTATTGTAACCGGAGGCGGTACAGGCGGGCATATCTATCCTGCAATGGCAATCGCCAAAGCGCTGCAGGAGCAGCTGAATGATATTCGCGTCCTATACGTTGGAACAAGAAGCGGCATGGAAGCGAAGCTGATTCCGGAAAACGGTCTCGAATTCCGCGGGATATCCGGTCAAGGGATGCCGCGGCAGTTAAGCGCCGAAATACTGAAAGCAGCCGGCACGAACGTTCGGGCCTTATGGGAAACGAAAAGGATCTTGAAGGAGTTTGATCCTGATCTGGTTGTAGGGACCGGTGGCTATGTATCCGGTCCGGTCGTCCTGACAGCAGCCTTTTTTGGTATCCCGACCGTTTTACACGAACAGAACGCTTTTCCGGGCAAGACCAATAAAATATTGGCCAGAATGGTTAAACGTATTTTACTGACTTTTCCGGAAAGTGAAAAATATTTTGGGGTTAAAGACAAGCTTCAGGTTGTCGGCCTGCCGGTTAGGGAAAAAATTGGCAAGATTGACCGCAAAGTCGGAGCTAAGGCCTTTGGTCTTGATCCCGGCAAGAGAACAATTTTGGTCACCGGTGGCAGCAGAGGTGCACTGAGCATCAACCAGGCGCTGACCGGACTCCTGCCAAAGCTGGCCGAATACCCGGATGTCCAGCTGATCTGGGCAACCGGGACAGCGACGCATGATACGATTTTACATGAGCTTGAAACGCATAACATTAACTGGCAAAGAGAACAATGGAGAATCTTAGCCTACGTTGAGCATATGCCTGAAGCTCTGGCCTGCTCCGATTTGTGCATCTGCCGGGCTGGGGCATCCACGCTGGCAGAAATCTCGGCTGCAGGGAAGGCCGGTATCCTGATCCCGTACCCGTATGCGGCTGAAAATCACCAGGAATATAACGCCAGGGTTTTTGAAAATAAGGGAGCAGCCTGTGTTATTTTAGATAAGGAACTGAATGCGGAGATTTTGTGGGACAATATTCAAAAAGTACTGTTGAATTCATTTAAACTGGAAGAAATGGCCGCGCGGGCCAGGGAGGTATTTGCGCCTGGAGCTTTGAACCGCATTATCAATCTCTGCCTGCAGACTGCCTGGAGATAA
- the murD gene encoding UDP-N-acetylmuramoyl-L-alanine--D-glutamate ligase — MELAEKRVLVVGGGRSGLAAAHKLQSKAAEVFLTDMQPLAKLTGIDELKLDAAHLILEREPDIKEIRPDLLVLSPGVSPFLPFIRQASATGIPLWSEVELALRDSRAVIAGITGSNGKTTTTTLVGELAKETGREMVVAGNIGLALCGQVEHLDQNGIIVAELSSFQLELINRTRVNIAIFLNLTPDHLDRHGSLEKYAAAKARILENQTEQDLAILNWDDPIVKELAAKAKARVVFFSLKENLPDGICLNGEDIVLKKDHSVAATIIGRRELLLRGGHNLENVMAAVAAALEFGLDISKIADVLRHFQPVKHRQEIVGRFDNVLYINDSKGTNPDSSIKALQSYEEPIVLIAGGKNKGLDMTEFLQEARIRVKSLILVGMAAPELEEIAVRLGFPNIIRTLDFKDAVNIAITEAVPGDVVLLSPACTSWDMFKSYEERGELFKDLVRKHYSEPE, encoded by the coding sequence GTGGAATTAGCCGAAAAAAGAGTGCTGGTCGTAGGCGGTGGCAGAAGCGGCCTGGCTGCGGCTCATAAGCTTCAGAGCAAAGCAGCTGAGGTCTTTCTCACCGATATGCAGCCTTTGGCCAAGCTTACAGGTATAGATGAATTGAAACTGGACGCTGCTCATCTTATTTTGGAAAGGGAACCGGATATAAAGGAGATCAGGCCTGATTTACTGGTTTTATCGCCGGGTGTCTCCCCATTCCTGCCGTTTATCCGGCAGGCCTCAGCGACGGGTATTCCACTCTGGAGCGAGGTAGAGCTTGCTTTGAGGGATTCAAGGGCAGTGATTGCCGGCATAACCGGAAGCAACGGCAAAACGACGACCACAACGCTTGTCGGAGAGCTGGCTAAGGAAACCGGACGTGAGATGGTCGTCGCCGGGAATATTGGGCTTGCTTTATGCGGCCAGGTTGAACATCTTGATCAGAATGGGATTATCGTTGCAGAGCTTTCGAGCTTTCAGCTGGAACTGATTAATAGGACCAGGGTGAACATTGCGATCTTTTTGAACCTGACACCGGACCATCTGGACCGGCACGGTTCACTGGAGAAATATGCTGCAGCCAAAGCCAGGATCCTTGAAAACCAGACGGAACAGGATTTGGCCATCCTAAACTGGGATGATCCGATTGTTAAAGAATTAGCCGCTAAAGCCAAGGCTCGGGTGGTATTCTTCAGCTTGAAGGAAAATTTGCCAGACGGAATCTGCTTAAACGGAGAGGATATTGTCCTAAAAAAAGATCATAGCGTTGCCGCGACGATCATCGGACGCAGGGAACTGCTGCTGAGGGGTGGCCATAATCTTGAGAACGTGATGGCTGCAGTGGCAGCTGCGCTTGAGTTCGGACTCGATATCTCCAAAATTGCTGACGTACTGCGTCATTTCCAGCCGGTGAAACACCGCCAGGAAATCGTCGGCAGATTTGATAATGTTCTGTATATTAATGACTCCAAGGGAACCAATCCTGACTCATCGATCAAAGCCCTTCAGTCCTATGAGGAACCGATCGTGCTGATTGCCGGAGGTAAGAACAAAGGCCTTGATATGACGGAATTCTTGCAGGAAGCACGCATAAGGGTAAAAAGTCTGATTTTAGTGGGGATGGCGGCTCCGGAGCTCGAGGAGATTGCTGTCCGCTTAGGGTTCCCGAACATTATCCGGACGCTTGATTTTAAGGATGCTGTCAATATTGCTATTACCGAGGCAGTGCCGGGTGACGTCGTCTTACTGTCGCCAGCCTGTACAAGTTGGGATATGTTTAAAAGTTATGAAGAAAGAGGGGAATTGTTTAAGGATTTGGTGCGTAAGCATTATAGCGAACCCGAATGA
- a CDS encoding cell division protein FtsQ/DivIB: protein MVQTRSNTFWIYAAALICLIAVGFYMFSKSDFFNVKEVRTEGLSNVTANEVLQLLGTVKGENIFLTDTEALAMKVKLHPLIDQVQVKKELPATLVVKVQERVPVAMILTGDGVVVVDLHGVILKFYDSWPAEDNPVLTGIEVPGTIGPGQKIDNVNLNKALLLLGQAPAELLPLIGEVHSTTDGQISLYMTSGIEVKIGFDAEFTEKLTLLQELLNSEEYKTVEKAIKYIDLTAGKPVLGR from the coding sequence TTGGTTCAAACCAGATCAAATACATTTTGGATCTACGCAGCGGCTTTGATCTGTCTCATTGCTGTAGGATTTTATATGTTTTCCAAATCGGATTTTTTTAACGTGAAGGAAGTCAGGACAGAAGGATTAAGCAATGTCACCGCGAATGAAGTATTACAGCTTTTGGGAACAGTAAAGGGTGAGAATATTTTTTTGACCGATACCGAAGCCCTGGCGATGAAGGTCAAGCTGCACCCTCTGATTGATCAGGTGCAGGTAAAAAAAGAACTGCCGGCAACGCTGGTGGTCAAAGTACAGGAACGTGTTCCGGTCGCAATGATATTAACTGGTGACGGGGTTGTCGTCGTGGATCTGCACGGCGTCATTCTGAAGTTTTATGATTCCTGGCCCGCGGAAGACAACCCAGTGCTGACCGGAATCGAAGTCCCTGGAACAATCGGGCCTGGGCAAAAGATTGACAATGTGAATCTGAACAAAGCCCTTCTTTTGCTGGGACAAGCCCCTGCGGAACTTCTGCCGCTGATTGGAGAGGTTCACAGTACAACGGACGGGCAAATAAGCCTTTATATGACCTCCGGCATTGAAGTGAAAATAGGATTTGATGCCGAGTTTACAGAAAAGCTGACGCTGCTTCAGGAATTGTTAAACAGTGAAGAATACAAAACAGTTGAAAAAGCAATTAAATATATCGATTTAACTGCAGGGAAACCTGTTTTAGGAAGATAG
- the ftsW gene encoding putative lipid II flippase FtsW: protein MRKFLKVDPVLLGVILILLLIGIIMTYSSSAVKGYLYYEDPYHYFKADLLWVALGLAAMGVAVMIDIAFLHKWAKPILYAALVLLILVKIPGIGRTVNGATRWIGLGPMSIQPSEVAKLAMVLTMARFLTVNPYQIKSFRKGIIPSLALLGVVCALIMLQPDLGTTLVIAATVFFMLLAAGARMWHMAGLGLAGLAMVVAAIAAAPYRMRRIFAFLDPWADPSGKGYQTIQSLLALGPGGLFGLGLGQSRQKFLYLPENHTDFIFAMVGEELGFVGASLVVLLFFLFIWRGFRTAMLAPEPFLGLMAVGLTSLIGIQAMINMGVVSGVLPVTGITLPFLSYGGTSLLFTMIGAGLLLNISAAAGRSEEVF from the coding sequence ATCCGAAAATTCCTAAAGGTCGACCCGGTTCTGCTAGGCGTGATTCTTATCCTGCTGCTGATCGGGATCATCATGACCTATAGTTCCAGTGCTGTGAAAGGCTACCTGTACTATGAGGATCCTTATCATTATTTCAAAGCGGATCTGCTGTGGGTGGCTCTGGGGCTTGCAGCCATGGGTGTCGCCGTCATGATCGATATCGCGTTTCTGCATAAGTGGGCGAAACCTATTTTATACGCAGCTTTGGTTCTGCTGATCCTGGTTAAGATCCCGGGAATCGGCAGGACAGTGAATGGTGCAACCCGTTGGATTGGACTTGGTCCGATGTCCATCCAGCCTTCCGAAGTGGCGAAACTGGCCATGGTGCTGACCATGGCGAGGTTCCTTACCGTGAATCCTTATCAGATCAAGTCATTCCGTAAGGGCATCATCCCTTCCCTGGCTTTGCTGGGTGTGGTCTGTGCCCTGATTATGCTGCAGCCTGATCTCGGCACAACGCTGGTAATTGCCGCTACTGTTTTCTTTATGCTTCTGGCCGCAGGGGCCAGAATGTGGCACATGGCAGGCCTTGGTCTGGCCGGGCTGGCGATGGTGGTTGCCGCGATTGCAGCTGCTCCGTACAGAATGCGCAGGATCTTTGCTTTCCTTGATCCGTGGGCTGATCCTTCAGGCAAGGGCTATCAGACGATCCAGTCGCTCCTGGCTCTCGGGCCTGGCGGATTATTCGGACTGGGACTCGGTCAAAGCAGACAAAAATTTCTTTATCTGCCTGAGAACCATACAGACTTTATTTTTGCCATGGTTGGAGAAGAGCTTGGTTTTGTCGGTGCCTCACTCGTTGTTCTGCTCTTTTTCCTTTTCATCTGGCGCGGTTTCCGGACAGCCATGCTGGCGCCGGAACCATTTCTTGGTTTGATGGCTGTGGGTCTGACATCCCTGATCGGGATTCAGGCAATGATCAATATGGGTGTGGTATCGGGCGTTTTGCCGGTAACGGGAATCACCCTGCCATTCCTAAGCTATGGGGGTACATCACTTTTATTTACAATGATCGGAGCCGGGCTGCTCTTGAATATTTCTGCGGCTGCGGGCAGATCTGAGGAGGTCTTTTAA